Proteins encoded in a region of the Mycolicibacterium chitae genome:
- a CDS encoding MbtH family protein: MSINPFDDDNGSFFVLVNDEEQHSLWPSFADVPAGWTVVHGEAPRAECLEYIEKNWTDIRPKSLRDRLAQGGAL, from the coding sequence TTGAGCATTAATCCGTTCGACGACGACAACGGCAGCTTCTTCGTGTTGGTGAATGACGAAGAGCAGCACAGCCTATGGCCGAGTTTTGCCGACGTTCCGGCAGGCTGGACGGTGGTCCATGGGGAGGCGCCGCGTGCGGAGTGTCTGGAATACATCGAAAAGAATTGGACTGATATTCGACCGAAGAGCCTGCGTGATCGTTTGGCGCAGGGTGGGGCTCTTTAA
- a CDS encoding TylF/MycF/NovP-related O-methyltransferase, protein MVNKLSLRTRLWLRAVRAEYWLARTLLPNVYSNDALICFNNHAFVDDPDFQRAYQRGARALGDEDWYQWQWRVHVGLWAASSASHLDGDFVECGVSYGFLSSAIMEHLDWDRLNKTFYLLDTFAGLDPRFVSAAERESGALAKSEEHLRRGMYADGADSVRANFAEWKNQRIIVGAVPETLAEVDANSIAYLHIDMNCAPPEVAALRYFWPCLTPGAFVLLDDYANRGRDEQRVAMDEVADELGVSICMLPTGQGLLIKPAG, encoded by the coding sequence GTGGTAAACAAACTGTCGCTGCGCACTCGTCTGTGGCTGCGGGCAGTGCGGGCCGAATACTGGCTCGCGCGGACTCTGCTCCCCAACGTGTACTCGAATGATGCGCTGATCTGCTTCAACAACCATGCTTTCGTGGATGATCCTGATTTTCAGCGGGCCTATCAGCGCGGTGCGCGCGCGCTTGGTGATGAAGATTGGTATCAATGGCAATGGCGCGTGCACGTCGGACTGTGGGCGGCCTCGAGCGCAAGCCATCTTGACGGTGATTTTGTCGAATGCGGTGTCAGTTATGGCTTCTTGAGCAGCGCCATCATGGAACATCTCGACTGGGATCGGCTGAACAAAACATTCTACCTGCTCGACACGTTCGCGGGTCTTGATCCGCGCTTTGTTTCGGCGGCCGAACGCGAGTCGGGTGCACTCGCCAAAAGCGAGGAGCATCTACGCAGGGGTATGTACGCTGACGGAGCAGATAGTGTGCGGGCCAACTTCGCGGAATGGAAGAACCAGCGCATCATCGTCGGTGCGGTGCCGGAGACGTTGGCCGAGGTCGACGCAAACTCCATCGCCTACCTGCATATCGACATGAACTGTGCGCCGCCCGAAGTGGCTGCATTGCGGTACTTTTGGCCTTGTCTCACCCCCGGGGCCTTCGTGCTCTTGGACGACTACGCCAATCGCGGCCGAGACGAACAGCGCGTTGCCATGGATGAGGTGGCGGACGAATTGGGCGTTTCAATATGCATGTTGCCCACTGGTCAAGGTTTGCTGATCAAGCCGGCAGGCTGA
- a CDS encoding class I SAM-dependent methyltransferase: MANTLSVGARLASKVVRSQYWLARKVLPNVYASDGLICFNSHAFLEDPAFQRAYQRGAKAVGGPDWYQWHWRVHVGLWAAQNASRLEGDFVECGVNFGFLSSAVMEHLDWDQLGKTFYLLDTFAGIDPRFITDGERVGGAMKKSERSLHHGTYVSGVDSVRANFAQWRNQRIIVGAVPETLDQVDADTVAFLHIDMNCAPPEVAALRYFWPRLTPGAVVLLDDYSYRGFDEQRRAMDELTAELGVPICALPTGQGLIIKTE; this comes from the coding sequence GTGGCAAACACACTTTCAGTTGGTGCACGGTTGGCGTCGAAGGTGGTACGCAGTCAGTACTGGCTGGCGCGAAAAGTCCTACCGAACGTTTACGCAAGCGACGGCTTGATCTGTTTCAACAGCCACGCATTTCTGGAAGATCCGGCCTTCCAACGCGCATACCAGCGTGGTGCAAAGGCAGTAGGTGGCCCCGATTGGTACCAGTGGCATTGGCGGGTGCACGTGGGTTTGTGGGCCGCGCAGAACGCGAGTCGGCTGGAGGGCGACTTCGTCGAGTGCGGAGTGAACTTCGGATTCCTGAGTAGCGCGGTGATGGAGCATCTCGATTGGGATCAGCTCGGCAAGACGTTCTACCTGCTGGACACTTTTGCGGGTATCGATCCGCGGTTCATCACCGACGGAGAGCGCGTCGGCGGGGCCATGAAGAAGAGCGAGCGGAGTCTGCACCATGGCACCTACGTCAGCGGGGTGGACAGCGTTCGGGCCAATTTCGCGCAATGGCGTAACCAGCGCATCATTGTTGGCGCGGTACCGGAGACCCTTGACCAGGTCGATGCCGACACCGTGGCTTTCCTGCACATCGACATGAACTGTGCGCCACCGGAAGTTGCTGCACTACGGTACTTTTGGCCGCGTTTGACGCCGGGCGCTGTCGTTCTGCTCGACGACTATTCGTATCGGGGGTTCGATGAACAGCGGCGGGCCATGGACGAACTGACCGCTGAACTCGGCGTGCCGATCTGTGCGTTACCCACCGGCCAAGGACTGATAATCAAGACGGAGTAA
- a CDS encoding class I SAM-dependent methyltransferase — translation MSEVSEECRACGAAGPHQVITVREMYYGTRELFEYFVCSECDTLQILNVLDGEELARHYPRKYYSYDSPAEAGLLPWLTKQQDRFALRRGSRLVGGMIAALPPGIRSLIGSRDASGDVVRMLGRLEIPLDARILDVGCGNGTLLERLAKVGFTNLAGADPFIETDVATSSGVPIAKQFMNEVTGEFDLIMFNHSLEHVPDPVATLRAACVRLVPGGICLVRLPTTSSEAWKVYGRHWCLIDAPRHTLVPSRRGMELAAGAVGMRVQEVWDDSNSSQFFGSEAYRRDIALPEIANFRELIRLFGMKQMWRWERQSDRLNREGRGDQTAFVLRAQ, via the coding sequence ATGAGCGAAGTATCGGAGGAATGCAGGGCATGTGGTGCGGCGGGGCCGCACCAGGTCATCACCGTCCGCGAGATGTACTACGGCACCCGGGAATTGTTCGAGTACTTCGTCTGCTCCGAATGCGACACATTGCAGATACTGAACGTGCTCGACGGGGAGGAACTAGCTCGCCACTACCCCCGCAAGTACTACTCTTACGATTCTCCAGCAGAAGCCGGTTTGCTGCCCTGGTTGACCAAACAGCAGGATCGGTTCGCACTACGCAGGGGCAGTCGCCTGGTCGGTGGCATGATCGCGGCGCTGCCGCCAGGGATTCGATCATTGATCGGTTCACGGGATGCGAGCGGCGACGTCGTCCGAATGCTTGGTCGTCTGGAGATTCCGCTCGACGCCAGAATCTTGGACGTTGGGTGCGGTAACGGAACGCTGCTCGAGCGTTTGGCCAAGGTCGGCTTCACCAATCTTGCCGGAGCCGACCCGTTCATCGAGACCGACGTCGCCACGTCCTCGGGCGTACCCATTGCGAAGCAGTTCATGAACGAAGTGACCGGCGAGTTCGACCTCATCATGTTCAACCATTCGTTGGAGCACGTACCTGACCCGGTGGCGACTCTCAGGGCAGCATGTGTACGGCTGGTCCCCGGCGGAATCTGCTTGGTGCGCCTGCCGACGACATCATCGGAAGCGTGGAAGGTCTACGGGAGACACTGGTGCCTGATCGACGCTCCTCGGCACACCCTGGTGCCCTCCAGGCGGGGGATGGAGTTGGCGGCCGGTGCAGTGGGCATGCGCGTGCAAGAGGTGTGGGACGACTCGAACTCGTCACAGTTCTTTGGCAGCGAGGCATACCGGCGCGACATCGCGCTGCCTGAGATCGCGAATTTCCGGGAGCTAATCCGCCTTTTCGGCATGAAGCAAATGTGGCGCTGGGAACGGCAATCTGATCGCCTCAACCGCGAAGGTCGAGGCGATCAGACGGCTTTTGTGTTAAGGGCGCAATGA
- a CDS encoding glycosyltransferase: MKFVLASYGTRGDIEPSIFVGRELQRRGHTVLMAVPPDLMGFTESAGLETVAYGLDTKTWLDVYRNFWKFALHKFWRVGDIRRLWREMWELSDTAWAQMAATLKTAADGADVILAGQSYQEPAANVAEYHDIPLATLHHVPMRPNGQLVTFLPAKLGRWSMKAFDWVGWRLNKKVEDAQRRDLRLPRATGPTSRRITARNSLEIQAYDAAAFPGLAVEWAECRDQRPFVGALTMTMSTEADDEVAAWIATGTPPICFGFGSMPVESPEDTVEMISSACAELGERALVCAGWSDFSEVSHAEHVKVVGAVNYAAIFPLCRAVVHHGGSGTTAASMRAGVPTLVLSMDANQALWGGQIKKMKIGTTRRFSKSNRATMTQDLHRILDPGYATRARDLADRMTSPAESVVHAADVVEEFAGSRRLA; the protein is encoded by the coding sequence ATGAAGTTCGTCCTGGCCAGCTACGGCACCCGTGGCGATATCGAGCCTTCGATCTTCGTGGGTCGCGAGTTACAACGCCGGGGGCACACCGTGCTGATGGCAGTGCCCCCGGATCTGATGGGGTTCACCGAGTCAGCCGGGCTGGAAACGGTGGCATACGGGCTGGACACGAAGACGTGGCTCGACGTCTACCGCAACTTCTGGAAGTTCGCGCTGCACAAGTTTTGGCGGGTGGGCGATATCCGGCGGTTGTGGCGTGAGATGTGGGAGCTCAGCGACACGGCGTGGGCCCAGATGGCGGCGACGTTGAAGACCGCGGCCGACGGTGCAGATGTGATATTGGCGGGGCAGAGTTACCAGGAGCCCGCGGCCAACGTCGCGGAGTACCACGATATTCCGTTGGCCACCCTGCATCACGTCCCGATGCGGCCCAATGGTCAGCTCGTCACCTTCTTGCCGGCCAAGCTCGGCCGATGGTCGATGAAAGCGTTTGATTGGGTGGGTTGGCGACTGAACAAGAAGGTCGAGGACGCACAGCGGCGAGACCTCCGTCTGCCCAGGGCAACGGGACCGACCTCACGGCGGATCACCGCGCGGAATTCTCTGGAGATCCAGGCCTACGATGCGGCTGCTTTCCCGGGCTTGGCGGTCGAATGGGCCGAATGTCGCGACCAGCGACCCTTCGTCGGTGCGTTGACGATGACCATGTCGACCGAGGCCGACGATGAGGTGGCAGCATGGATCGCGACCGGTACGCCGCCGATCTGCTTCGGGTTCGGCAGTATGCCCGTCGAGTCACCCGAGGACACTGTGGAGATGATCTCCTCGGCGTGCGCGGAGTTGGGTGAGCGCGCGCTGGTGTGTGCCGGATGGAGCGACTTCAGCGAAGTGTCGCACGCTGAACATGTGAAGGTGGTTGGCGCCGTGAACTACGCGGCGATCTTCCCGCTGTGCCGGGCAGTGGTCCATCACGGCGGATCCGGCACGACGGCCGCGAGCATGCGGGCGGGAGTACCCACCCTGGTCCTGTCGATGGACGCCAATCAGGCGCTCTGGGGAGGACAGATCAAGAAGATGAAAATCGGTACCACGCGCCGCTTCTCGAAAAGCAACCGTGCAACGATGACACAGGACTTGCACCGCATCCTCGATCCGGGATACGCCACCAGAGCCCGCGACCTTGCGGACCGCATGACCTCACCTGCCGAAAGCGTGGTCCACGCGGCCGACGTGGTGGAAGAGTTCGCCGGTTCGAGGCGTCTCGCGTGA
- a CDS encoding TylF/MycF/NovP-related O-methyltransferase: MTVTERDSRSAYLDLLRQDLTRYGSDELVPVGWSKLHRPIFKVGNIMLARKRPFDRRKRDLGLDWPADALTMIGMKRLTSLQQCVETVLAEDVPGDLVECGVWRGGASILMRAVLAAYGDQTRCVWLADSFAGVPPPDTAKYKADKGDRLYLAAPILAVAEKDVRANFERYGLLDGQVRFLPGWFKDTLGDAPIDRIAVLRLDGDLYESTIQALDGLYSRLSPGGFCIVDDYHAIDGCRQAVTDYRAKHGISAEIIEIDGTGVFWRKD; encoded by the coding sequence TTGACCGTAACTGAGCGTGATAGCCGATCCGCCTATTTGGACCTGCTCCGGCAGGATCTGACCAGGTATGGAAGCGATGAATTGGTGCCGGTGGGATGGAGCAAGCTCCATCGCCCGATCTTCAAGGTCGGCAACATCATGTTGGCGCGTAAGCGTCCGTTTGATCGACGTAAGCGCGATCTGGGGTTGGATTGGCCTGCCGACGCTCTGACGATGATCGGCATGAAGCGGCTCACCAGTCTTCAACAGTGCGTCGAGACAGTCTTGGCCGAGGACGTACCGGGTGACTTGGTCGAGTGCGGCGTCTGGCGTGGCGGGGCATCCATCCTGATGCGGGCGGTATTGGCGGCGTACGGCGATCAGACTCGATGCGTCTGGTTGGCAGACTCGTTTGCCGGTGTGCCGCCGCCGGATACGGCGAAGTACAAGGCCGACAAGGGTGACCGACTGTATCTCGCGGCGCCGATTCTGGCGGTCGCGGAGAAGGACGTCAGGGCGAATTTCGAGCGGTACGGGTTGCTGGACGGCCAGGTGCGTTTTCTGCCCGGTTGGTTCAAAGACACGCTGGGCGACGCCCCGATTGACCGGATCGCGGTGTTGCGGCTCGATGGCGACCTCTACGAATCCACGATTCAGGCGCTCGACGGTCTCTACTCGCGGTTGTCACCCGGCGGATTCTGCATCGTCGACGACTACCACGCCATCGACGGATGTCGACAAGCCGTCACGGATTACCGTGCCAAGCACGGCATCTCGGCCGAGATTATCGAGATCGACGGCACCGGGGTGTTCTGGCGCAAGGATTGA
- a CDS encoding class I SAM-dependent methyltransferase produces the protein MLEVLGPDLARPVGMRAEDGPPEDSAIGRIFETTGDIHKLRHYLPIYEQALGHTERMLEIGVDRGGSLQMWRQYLPDATIVGLDINPKVTQYDDAARDIHVRVGDQTDTAFLSSVLEEFGTFDTVLDDGGHTPHQMITSFQYLFPRLKPGGVYIVEDVCANYWTPYRDQPESFIDFTKWLMDAMHAHYMQMKSVFHLMEGHPKRVREMQVPLAATIIDRIEVFDSVVVVHRAKDSKPLPRASFS, from the coding sequence ATGCTCGAGGTATTGGGCCCGGATTTGGCGCGCCCGGTAGGCATGCGCGCCGAGGATGGTCCTCCTGAAGACTCCGCGATCGGACGGATCTTCGAGACCACCGGCGACATCCATAAGCTCCGGCACTATCTACCCATCTACGAGCAGGCGTTGGGCCATACAGAACGGATGCTCGAGATCGGTGTGGACCGGGGCGGTTCGCTGCAGATGTGGCGGCAGTACCTGCCTGACGCCACCATCGTGGGCCTCGACATCAACCCGAAGGTCACCCAGTACGACGACGCCGCACGGGACATCCATGTGCGGGTGGGGGACCAGACCGACACCGCCTTCCTGAGCAGCGTCCTCGAGGAGTTCGGTACCTTCGACACGGTGCTCGACGACGGTGGCCATACGCCCCACCAGATGATCACGTCGTTCCAGTACCTCTTCCCCCGGCTCAAGCCCGGCGGCGTCTACATCGTCGAGGATGTCTGTGCCAACTACTGGACGCCCTACCGGGATCAACCCGAATCGTTCATCGACTTCACCAAGTGGCTGATGGATGCGATGCACGCCCACTACATGCAGATGAAGTCGGTCTTCCATCTGATGGAAGGGCATCCTAAGCGGGTCAGGGAAATGCAGGTGCCGCTCGCGGCGACGATCATCGATCGGATCGAGGTGTTCGATTCCGTGGTGGTGGTGCATCGAGCAAAAGATTCGAAGCCACTACCCAGGGCCTCCTTCAGCTAG
- a CDS encoding acyltransferase family protein, which produces MKLGIAFDPRNNALNALRLVLATEVILFHSFPVTGHVVYSPAVLQLLFSVGVDGFFALSGFLITASWLRDPHVRDYVLARALRILPGFYVCLLLTAFVIAPLSVAIQGGSPMKLLLSSAPVDYVLKNLGVIHLQFDVAGTPADIPFAGIWNASLWSLIWELMCYLAVAGLGIVGLAKFRWVSPVILVLATAGAAMLPPLTFPGEWTIPQLAMRTAIMFSAGAALYQWRDVIPARWSLVAVCAAIVAVAGTMPDYRLIGGLPLAYAVVVSGILVKSNRMNVRTDISYGMYIYAFPIQQLLAVAGLSNLNPFVFFVVSTAATLPMAAASWFLVEKRALDLKNRMKRKRLLSSTDPLGVSPRAATEPGL; this is translated from the coding sequence ATGAAGCTCGGGATTGCATTCGATCCGCGAAATAATGCGCTCAATGCGCTTCGACTCGTGTTGGCGACCGAAGTGATCCTCTTCCACTCGTTCCCGGTGACCGGCCATGTCGTGTACTCCCCGGCGGTTCTGCAACTGCTCTTCTCGGTGGGAGTCGACGGGTTCTTCGCACTATCCGGATTCCTCATCACTGCGAGTTGGCTACGCGATCCCCACGTGCGCGACTATGTCCTCGCTCGTGCGCTGCGGATCCTCCCTGGCTTCTACGTCTGCCTGTTGCTGACGGCGTTCGTCATCGCTCCGCTCAGCGTAGCCATCCAGGGCGGATCACCGATGAAGCTGCTGCTGTCCAGTGCGCCGGTCGATTACGTCTTGAAGAACCTCGGAGTGATCCACCTCCAATTCGATGTGGCCGGAACGCCAGCCGATATCCCCTTCGCGGGCATCTGGAATGCCTCGTTGTGGTCCCTCATCTGGGAGCTGATGTGCTATCTCGCGGTGGCTGGGTTGGGCATTGTCGGACTCGCCAAGTTCCGATGGGTGTCTCCGGTGATCCTGGTGCTGGCGACAGCCGGGGCGGCAATGCTGCCGCCGCTGACATTCCCCGGTGAGTGGACGATTCCGCAGCTGGCCATGCGCACCGCCATCATGTTCTCGGCGGGCGCTGCCCTCTACCAATGGCGCGATGTCATCCCAGCGCGGTGGTCACTGGTCGCGGTATGTGCCGCCATCGTCGCGGTGGCCGGCACCATGCCCGACTATCGCCTGATCGGTGGGCTGCCCTTGGCGTATGCCGTCGTCGTCTCTGGCATCCTCGTGAAGAGCAACCGCATGAACGTGCGTACCGACATCTCTTACGGAATGTACATTTACGCGTTCCCCATCCAGCAGTTGCTGGCGGTCGCGGGCCTGTCCAATCTGAATCCGTTCGTGTTCTTCGTCGTCTCCACGGCCGCGACGTTGCCGATGGCCGCGGCGAGCTGGTTCCTGGTCGAGAAGCGCGCACTGGATCTGAAGAACCGGATGAAGCGCAAACGTCTCCTGTCGTCGACGGACCCTCTGGGGGTGAGTCCGCGCGCCGCCACCGAGCCCGGGCTCTGA
- a CDS encoding NAD-dependent epimerase/dehydratase family protein — protein sequence MARSVLITGGAGFIGSALSSLLVASGYDVAVMDVLHPQVHSGSGDISLPQSVRLFTGDVTHAPDWDAVLRLFKPSQIVHLAAETGTAQSLSEATRHGSVNVVGTTQLLDALSRSGMVPEQLVLASSRAVYGEGSWRVGAQTFYPLPRSHAQLVAGSWDPQGPEGGPAIPIPSRASLTEPRPTNIYAATKLAQEHLLAAWAAAHDTNLSVLRLQNVYGPGQSLTNSYTGIVALFARLARAGETLEVYEDGRIVRDFVFIDDVVEALFSAVRSPARGQRCLDIGSGNATTIHELAREVARICSAPEPVVVPKFRDGDVRAASCELEPAISALDWRPKWSLADGLPALLEWIENS from the coding sequence ATGGCTAGGTCCGTACTGATCACCGGCGGAGCAGGGTTCATCGGTTCTGCGCTTTCGTCTCTTCTTGTGGCATCCGGCTACGACGTTGCCGTGATGGATGTCTTGCATCCACAGGTGCACTCCGGGAGCGGGGACATCAGCCTGCCGCAGTCGGTGCGACTGTTCACCGGTGATGTCACTCATGCCCCGGACTGGGACGCCGTGCTTCGCCTGTTCAAGCCCTCTCAAATCGTCCATCTGGCAGCTGAAACCGGTACAGCGCAATCTCTTTCCGAGGCAACGCGCCACGGCTCGGTCAACGTGGTGGGAACCACTCAGCTACTGGACGCGCTGAGTCGCTCCGGCATGGTCCCCGAGCAGCTGGTATTGGCGTCATCAAGGGCCGTATATGGTGAAGGATCCTGGCGGGTCGGAGCGCAAACCTTCTATCCGCTGCCGCGTAGTCATGCCCAGCTTGTGGCCGGCAGTTGGGACCCGCAGGGGCCCGAAGGCGGCCCCGCGATACCAATTCCCAGCCGTGCCAGCCTCACTGAGCCGCGACCTACCAATATCTACGCCGCGACGAAGCTTGCACAGGAGCACCTACTTGCCGCCTGGGCCGCGGCGCATGACACCAACCTCAGTGTGTTGCGACTGCAGAACGTGTACGGACCCGGGCAGTCACTTACCAATTCGTATACCGGGATCGTGGCGCTCTTCGCGCGATTGGCGCGGGCCGGTGAGACGTTGGAGGTCTACGAGGACGGCCGGATCGTGCGCGACTTCGTCTTCATCGATGACGTCGTCGAGGCTCTGTTCAGCGCAGTCCGTTCACCCGCGCGCGGACAGCGCTGCCTGGACATCGGTTCCGGAAACGCAACCACCATCCACGAGTTGGCCCGCGAAGTTGCCCGCATCTGTTCGGCCCCGGAGCCCGTGGTGGTCCCGAAGTTTCGTGACGGTGACGTACGCGCAGCGAGTTGCGAACTCGAGCCCGCAATCAGCGCCCTCGATTGGCGGCCGAAGTGGTCGCTCGCCGATGGTCTGCCGGCGCTTCTGGAATGGATCGAGAACTCCTAG
- a CDS encoding SDR family NAD(P)-dependent oxidoreductase, with amino-acid sequence MEGFAGKVAVVTGAASGIGQAIAVELARSGARLAISDIDSVGLASTEAMLKHLGAPVKSDRLDVTERESLHAYADAVHDHFGTVNQVYNNAGIAFAGDVASSQLTDIERVLHVNFWGVVNGTKAFLPHLITSGDGHVVNISSLFGLCAAPGQAAYVASKFAVRGFTEALRLEMILSGHRVNVTAVHPGGIKTGLAHHADGVPGFDKALSIRVFDKAAITSAETAAQRILTGVRKNKARILVGRDAKALDLLVRLTGPGYLRLFAAVISRKRSAPSPPH; translated from the coding sequence ATGGAGGGGTTCGCCGGGAAGGTGGCCGTCGTAACCGGAGCCGCCTCCGGAATCGGGCAGGCGATAGCCGTCGAACTGGCCCGTTCTGGCGCGAGACTGGCGATCAGCGACATCGACAGTGTCGGCCTGGCTAGCACCGAAGCGATGCTCAAACACCTTGGTGCGCCAGTCAAATCTGACCGCCTGGACGTCACCGAGCGAGAGTCCCTGCATGCCTACGCCGATGCGGTGCACGACCACTTCGGTACGGTTAACCAAGTCTACAACAATGCTGGCATCGCATTTGCCGGCGACGTCGCATCCTCACAGCTCACCGATATCGAGCGGGTGCTACACGTCAACTTCTGGGGTGTCGTCAATGGGACAAAGGCGTTCCTACCCCACCTGATCACCTCGGGTGATGGCCACGTTGTGAACATCTCGAGCTTGTTCGGGTTGTGCGCGGCGCCCGGCCAGGCCGCCTACGTCGCCTCGAAGTTTGCGGTCCGCGGGTTCACCGAGGCCCTACGTCTCGAGATGATCCTCAGCGGACATCGGGTGAACGTCACGGCTGTTCACCCAGGCGGCATAAAAACCGGACTCGCCCATCATGCCGACGGAGTGCCTGGTTTCGACAAGGCCCTGAGTATCAGGGTATTTGACAAAGCGGCGATCACATCTGCGGAGACAGCGGCACAGAGAATCCTGACCGGGGTCCGTAAGAACAAAGCGCGAATACTGGTTGGCCGAGACGCCAAAGCGCTCGACCTCCTCGTACGGCTGACCGGACCGGGCTACCTGCGATTGTTCGCCGCGGTGATCTCTCGCAAGAGATCGGCGCCGTCACCGCCCCATTGA
- a CDS encoding sulfotransferase family protein, whose amino-acid sequence MTVPDGQNGTSPRPVIVFVLGVARSGTSALTRVLSLSGAALPDGMLGAGKHNRRGYWEPRASIILNSAFLARQGSSWWDPSLRLLEEGEIEPRDKSAYIAEIVAYLQRLPVAPHTVIKELRITALSEMWFEATRLAGYEPAAVISVRHPQEVIASLGAAGRASPELASALWVKYNLLAERQSRGMPRVFVEYEKLLDDWRREVKRISTTLAMDLDSPDERAIEEFLTPDLRHERHHGAVTDPFGSDWISEIYEVTRAAAGDQLPDTSALDRVYGAYQANEHAFRNAFEGSRRYTDSLLNKISRPSIMKPVFEIQAMARRRKGTWA is encoded by the coding sequence ATGACGGTGCCGGACGGACAGAACGGCACTTCGCCGCGCCCCGTCATCGTCTTTGTCCTGGGGGTGGCCCGTTCCGGTACCTCGGCTCTCACGAGGGTCCTGTCGCTGAGTGGCGCTGCGCTTCCCGACGGGATGCTGGGAGCCGGCAAACACAATCGACGCGGCTACTGGGAGCCCCGTGCATCGATCATCCTCAACAGCGCGTTCCTGGCCAGGCAGGGCAGTTCCTGGTGGGATCCGTCGCTGCGGTTGTTGGAGGAGGGTGAGATCGAGCCGCGCGACAAGTCGGCCTACATTGCCGAGATTGTCGCGTATCTCCAGCGATTGCCAGTCGCGCCGCACACCGTGATCAAAGAGCTCCGCATCACCGCGCTGTCCGAGATGTGGTTCGAAGCAACGCGTTTAGCTGGATACGAGCCTGCGGCGGTGATTTCGGTGCGGCACCCGCAGGAGGTCATCGCGTCATTGGGTGCCGCCGGCCGCGCATCGCCGGAACTCGCGAGCGCCCTGTGGGTGAAGTACAACTTGCTTGCTGAGCGACAGTCGCGTGGCATGCCGCGCGTCTTCGTCGAGTACGAGAAGCTGCTCGACGATTGGCGTCGTGAAGTCAAGCGGATCTCGACAACGCTGGCGATGGACCTCGACAGCCCGGATGAACGCGCGATCGAAGAGTTCCTGACACCCGATCTTCGACACGAACGACACCACGGAGCCGTCACCGACCCGTTCGGCTCCGATTGGATATCCGAGATCTACGAGGTCACGCGGGCGGCCGCAGGGGACCAGCTTCCGGATACGTCGGCGCTGGATCGGGTGTACGGGGCATACCAGGCGAATGAGCACGCCTTCCGAAACGCGTTCGAGGGCTCCCGCCGCTACACCGACAGTCTGTTGAACAAGATTTCGCGGCCATCGATCATGAAGCCGGTGTTCGAGATCCAGGCGATGGCGCGGCGGCGCAAGGGGACCTGGGCGTAA
- a CDS encoding GAP family protein, with the protein MAAVLGSVLAVAVLGNLNPVRLGVVLLLVTRPRPTQNLIAFWIGCLTATSLSLTIPLLVLNLTPMFEPVMRDLADSAMGSTVGKVQIGLGVLLLLVGAFLTARLRSRRKSGPQTARGELSFLDPNSTRVTDHHSADAGPATTTVRSVLQRVLAPARNGWNNGALWIACVIGLVMGPAPEMILLVLAIIVTSGATVGAQVSAVIAYALVLLALVETVLVGSLLMPARTEAVLQRLRSWTITHRRQILVAIFTVAGASTVLTGISRV; encoded by the coding sequence GTGGCGGCGGTGTTGGGTTCGGTGCTGGCTGTGGCGGTTCTGGGGAACCTCAACCCGGTGCGCTTGGGGGTGGTCTTGTTACTTGTGACTCGGCCACGCCCGACACAGAACCTGATCGCCTTCTGGATCGGGTGCTTGACCGCGACTTCGTTATCCCTGACTATCCCACTATTGGTGTTGAACCTCACGCCGATGTTCGAACCCGTGATGCGTGATCTGGCGGACTCGGCGATGGGGTCCACCGTGGGTAAGGTGCAAATTGGGCTGGGTGTGTTGCTACTGTTGGTCGGCGCATTTTTGACCGCACGCCTTCGGAGCCGGCGGAAATCGGGTCCGCAAACTGCGCGCGGTGAACTTTCTTTCCTCGATCCGAACAGCACGCGCGTGACCGACCACCATTCGGCCGACGCCGGGCCTGCCACCACGACGGTCCGATCGGTGCTGCAGCGGGTGCTCGCCCCCGCCCGCAACGGGTGGAACAACGGCGCACTTTGGATCGCCTGCGTGATCGGGCTCGTAATGGGGCCGGCGCCCGAGATGATCCTCCTCGTACTGGCGATCATCGTGACTTCCGGAGCCACCGTAGGTGCGCAGGTCAGCGCCGTCATCGCGTACGCTCTGGTGTTACTCGCCCTGGTCGAAACGGTGCTCGTGGGCAGCCTGCTGATGCCCGCAAGAACCGAGGCGGTCCTGCAGCGACTACGCAGCTGGACCATCACTCATCGACGACAGATCCTGGTGGCCATTTTCACCGTGGCCGGTGCCTCCACCGTGCTCACTGGCATCAGTCGCGTTTGA